A segment of the Pantoea trifolii genome:
TCATAATCATTGAAGATGATATTTCCGCCACTTGCCGCCGTTATATCGACTTTACCTGGCTCGGTTAAAAAGGCATCGCCGGGATGTACCCAAACTTCTTTTACCCGATTGGTATGAGTTTGATCGGCAATCAGTACCCGCCCTTCAGTAAAGAACACGCGCACGCCAGGCCCATGTTGCGTATATTCGCCGGTACTGGCGCCAGGCTTCAGCGTGACCTTCCAGCCTCTCACTGTTTTCTTATCCAGCACCTGAGTAAATGCGGCATTATCAGGCCGCGAAGCGTTACCAAAATGTTGCGGGCCTGGGATGTTAATTTCGAACGCCACCTGATGATTGACGTTATTTCCGGTATTGGTGACCTTATCCGTATCTGATTTCCCTTGATGCTCACCGAATTTAACATTGCCACTTTTCATTTCGGTCATGTTTACCGGCTTGTCGGGATACTCTATTTTGACCGGGCTCCCTTCAATGTGCGTATTAACATAATCCAGATGCTGCTCATGAAATAGCGTCGATTGTCCGGGTTGAATTAATACGCGCATTACCGTGACGTATTTATTTTCCAGAATGACGTGGTGCAGTGGTTCCAGATCGGTGGCAACCCCTTTTTCAGCCGCTTGTGTCGGTAATCCTGCGCTTAACAGCGTCGAGCACAATAATGTGCTGAATAATCTTTTGCGAACAGTCGACATAAACACTCCTTTTTTTACGAATGAATTAAATAGAGCAGAAATTTACTCAACAATAGTGACCCAATTAGCGCCCTTGCCGGTGGGGACGCGCTCAATTAATGTCAGTTTGCCAGTGGTTTGATCTATGGAATAGAGCGAAATTTGTGTCGACTTCTGACCCGATTCAATTAAATAGCGCCCGGAATTATCAATAGCAAATCCACGCGGCTGAGCTTCTGTTGGCATGCTATTAATCAACGTCAATCGACCATCGCTCGGTGAAACATGAAATGCAGTAATATGACTGCTGGTGCGTTCGGTAGAATAAAGGAAACGTCCATTTGGCGTGATGTGAATATCGGCTTGCCATAAACGCGGTTTGGCGGATTTTGGCAAATCATCATCGCCGGTCAGTGGTCGCGCTTCACCACGCTGCATGTTGGCGGCAATGGCCGGATCGAGTGATGGTGTCGCTTCATGTTCCGTCAGGGTGCCATCTTTGTTCAACGTCAGGCGGGAAATGTTGCCGGCCATTTCGGTCAGCACATAGAGATTCTGCTCACCCTTCTCATCCCGCTGCGGTGCAAAGGTGAAATGACGCGGTCCGGTTGCCGCCTCACGTTGAATATTCATAAACGCTGGCGTGTTCGCCGTGACGGTTCCGCTGTGGCTATCAAAACGGTACTGCAGCAGTTGATCGGCACCCAGCAGCGGTACATAGAGAAACTGGTTGCTGGGATCGGTCTGAATCGAATGTGCACGCTTTCCGGTATGCACCACCTGCACCGGCGCACTCTCAACTTTGCCATCCGCGGCAATGCGATTGATGCTAAACAGATCGCCGCCGTAAGAAGATGAAAGCAGGAATTTCCCGCTCTTATCCAGCGCGACATACGCCATCGCCTCTGGCAGCGGCGTATCCGCAAAATGCTGCAGCGAGCCGTCAGGTTGAATATGCCAGGCCGAAACATGGTAAGGCTTACTGCGAACGGAGACGTAAAGTGTCTTGTTATCCTGCGATACCACCATCGGCATACTTTTCAGGCCGCTGGGGTATTCGCCAATCGGTTTCAGCTGGCGCTGCGCCTTTTGCAGCTCGTAGGCCGTCACCGTTCCGCTGTCGCCGTTGGATACGTAGACAAAAGATTTTTCCTGCGCCAATACCGTTGATGCAAAAAGCATCATGCCTGCGGCTATTACCGTCTTTTTCATCTTGGATCTCGTTTTTGTAGGGAACAATGCGGGTATTACCAGCGCGTATTAAAGTGTTCGCACAGCTCCAATACGGCTTGTTCTGGCAGCGCGGCGGGCTTATCCACGCAGTTCAGCCAAAGGCGCGCGGTTTCTTCCAGCTCTTCAAGGGCAAAGCTTACCGCTGAAACGGATTTTCCCCACATTACCGGGCCAAGTCTCTCCAGCATCACGCCACGCACGTCATTGGCCAGCTCAGCCACCTGCGCAGCCACATCGGCATGGCCTGGGCGGCGATAGTCGATTAACGGAATCCGCCCGACTTTCATCACCTGATACGGCGTCAGCGGCGGTAAAATGCTGTCGCGCTGCCACACACCCGCTAACGTCAGTTGCACCAGATGCGTGGAATGGGTGTGCACCACACCGTGCGCCTCCGGGTTGCGATCATAAATCTGGCGATGTAACAGTAATGTCTTCGATGGCTTGTCGCCCGAAACCCATTCATCGGCGCGATTAACCTTGGCAATCCGGCCGGGCTCCAGATGTCCGAGACAAGCATCAGTTGGCGTAATCAGCCAGCCATCTTCCAGGCGAGCGCTAATGTTTCCCGCGGTACCGGTGGTATAGCCGCGGTTAAACAGATCGGCTCCCACCTGACAAATCTCTTCTCGTAAGGACTGTTCGTTTTGCATGCTGTTTCTCCTCTTATTGATTGGCGGTAGCAATGACGTTGGCATCCGGTTTAGAGCTGATCGGTAATGGTTCCAGTTTGCCGAGCACAAACATAAAGGTCAGCGCACCCAGCACACAGATTCCGCCCGCCACCAACAATGGCACCACAAATGAACCGTGACTGAGGCTCAGCATCAGGCCAGTGAAGGAGGCCGTAACTATCCCTGCCAGGTTACCCGCAAAATTCTGGATGCCGCCTAGCGTGGCTACGTAATTACTGGCAGGCGCAACGTCGGCTGGCAGCGTCCAGATGTTGGCGGCGGTGAAGGCTAAACCGGCGTAAGTGATGGAGAATAAGGTGAGGATCACCGTAATGCTGTCGGTGAATGCGGCGAAAGCAATCACGCTGGAGAGCAACATCCCGCTGATAAGACAGGTTTTACGCGCAGCGGTCAGGCTAAATCCTTTGCGGTAAAGGGTATCTGACACAATCCCGCCGAGCAGACTTCCCGGAATCCCCATCAGTGCAGGGATCGCGCCGAGCGTCCCCAGCTCTTTCAATGAAAAACCATGCGCCACCGTCAGATAAGTTGGGAACCAGGTCACAAAGAAATAGGTGGCGAAGTTCATGCAGAAGAAGCCAATCATCATTCCCCACACGTTGCGATGACGGAAGAGTGACCACAATTCAACTTTTGCGTCGGCCTGCGTAGTGGGCAGAGCACGATCTTCCAGCAGATTTTTACGCTCAGTTTCATCGAGACCTTTCATCTCTTCAGGCTCACGATAGAAGACTAACCAGATCACCACCCAAATCAGTCCTAACGCGCCAGTCACGATGAAGGATGTTTCCCAATCCCATACGCTGATTAACCATGCAACCAGCGGCAGCGCCAGCGCGCTGCCGGCACGTGGACCGGCATCAAAGATCCCGCTTGCCGTTGCACGCTGTTTTTTCGGGAACCAGCTGTAAACCACTTTTACACAGCCCGGATTTCCCCCCGCCTCACCCAACCCTAATGCTAAGCGTGCCGCAAAAAGAGAAGTGAATCCTTTACCAAACGAAGTAAACACCGTAAACAACGACCACCAGCCAACGGCGATGGCCAGCCCGGCACGTGCACCGAGACGATCGAGTAAGCGTCCAGCCGGAATTTGCATCAGCGCATACGTCCAGAAGAAGGCGCCCAGAATCAGCCCCATGCTGGTGTCATCAAGGCCTAAATCTGCTTTGATGTGCGGTGCGGCGATTGCGAGGTTGATACGATCGATGTAATTGATTGCGATGGCGAAAAAGCAGAACACGATCATCAGCCAGCGAATTCGTGGATATCTGCGCATGGTGAATTCCTTTATGATTTATATAGGGTTAACACAGGTTCTGCGGCCTTAGGGCGGCTGCAGTCAGCGTTGTGGTTAAATTTGGGGGTGACAGTTCATGATCGTGTTAAAAAACGTGAGCAGGCACACCCAACCTGATAACATGATGTCAAAAGTAAGCGATTACAAAATTCAGTCAAGCCAAAAGTAAGCGCTTTCAAAATTACCTGTGAGGTGTCTGCAATTTTTGTGGACAAGCTCACTCTTTCTGCAGGAGTGACTTGATGAGTGATAAGCAAAATGGATCTGGCCGCGTATCACTGGATGATGTTGCGCGTCTCTCTGGCGTTTCAACGGCGACGGTTTCACGCGTATTAAACGGCAGCACCACGGTCAAAGCGTCACGCCGTGAAGCGGTGGAAAAGGCCTGTGAGGAATTGGGATATGTGATTAACCGCGCCGCGCGCACCCTCGCCTCACGCCGCAGCATGACGATTGGCGCGGTAGTACCCACGCTGGCGACGGAAACCTTTTCGCGCCCGCTGGCGGCTTTTCAGCAACTGATTCATGAAGCCGGCTATACGCTGCTATTGGCTAACTCCAACTTCGATCCGGAAACCGAGCTGAAAGAAGTTAATAAGCTGATTGAGTACGGTATCGATGGTTTGATGCTGGTGGGCAATACCCATCATCCAAAGCTGTGGGAGCGCATTATTCAGCAGAATATCGCCTGCGTGCAGACCTTTTCGCAAGACAGCGAAAGACCCTGTGTCGGTTATGACAGCGAGGGTGCGGCTGAAACCCTGGCGCAGCATTTGCTGGGATTAGGGCATCAGCGCTTTGCGGTGATTGTTGGCACGCCACCTTCCAACGATCGTATTTCAGAACGCCTGAACGGTACGCGCCGCGCCCTGCAGCAGTATGGATTGACGCTGCCGGATACGCATTTAATTGATAACGCCTTCACCATGAATGATGCGCGCAGAGCGGTGTTTCGTCTACTCGATGCGCCGCAGCCGCCCACCGCCATCATCTGCGGTAACGATCTGCTGGCGTTTGGTGCTATGCGCGCGGCGAGCGAGCGTTATCTGCGCATTCCAAATGATATCTCCATCGTTGGCTTCAACGACTATGAATACGCCGAGCATCTTGAGCATCCGCTGACCACCATGCGCGTGGATTTAGCGTCGATTGGTGAACACGCCGCGCACTATTTGTTGAACTCGCTGAATAACTTACCCGCACCAATGCAGACGCAGATAAGTACCGAGTTGATTGTCCGGGGCAGCAGCGGCTCGGTGCCCCGTCAGGAACGCTAATCGCGTCTATCCATGCCGAAACGGTTGAACACGTCCGTGACTGACGGCGTTTTCAGCCAGCTCAGAAATGCTTGCGCCCGTTCAGGTTGTTGGGCGCGGCTTAACACCGCAGCCGAAAGCGAAATCGCCTGCTGCGTACCCGCTGGCAGCGGTCCAACAACATCAATGCCCTCCACCATCAGCAGTTCGCTGATCTGCTGTACTGCCAGGTCAGCGTTGCCCTGCACCAGTTGCTCGGCGGTAAAACCAGCAGGAATCACCGTGCCACGCGCGCGCAGTTCCGTATCAATGTTGAGTTGTTTCAACAATTGTGAAAACCAGACACCGCTGGCTCCGGCTTCTGACCAGGCCACCGAACGCGCAGCTAACAAAGTCTGAATCAACGTTTCGCGATTGCTGATATCGGGCTGTGCAGCGCCCGCCCGCACGGCAATACCGATGGGAGAATCAACCAGTTCGATACGCGTGCCCGCATCCGCCAAACCCGATTGTGTCAGGCGGTCCAGCGTCTCAACCGTAGCGATCACCACATCCGCACCGGCGCCAGCGTTGAGCTCTTTTTCGATGAGGGTGCTGGGATGCCAGCGTATCGCCAGCGGTGCATCAGGATGTTGCGACTGCCATTGGGCAACCAGCGTGTTAAACGGCGCGCTCAGTGCAAGCGCGCTATAAATCGTTAACGCCATGATTAATCCTCGCGTGCGAAAAAGGGAGCGCGACGCAGCAGCGCAGCATTAAGTTGCTCAGGCCGCGTCACGCCGATCAGTGCTAAATCGCGATCGATTTCATCCCGCAGGATATGCATGGCATGTTCAACGCCCGCCTGAGCGCCAATCACCGCGCCATACAGGAATGGACGACCAAGAAACACGAAGTCCGCGCCCAGCGCCATCGCTTTCATCACATCGGTGCCGCGACGGATGCCGCTATCAATAATTACCTTCATATTGCCCTTCGCCGCCGCAATTTCAGCGAGTGTATGCAGCGGCGGCACCGTGTAGTCCAGCTGACGGCCGCCGTGGTTGGAGAGAATCACCGCATCGGCGCCAAGATCACGCGCGATGAAGGCATCATCCGGCGACATCAGCCCTTTAATCACCAGATTGCCTTTCCATTTTTTACGGATCGCTTCAACGTGCTTCCAGCTCAGTTTGTCGCGTGCATTGGTGTTACGTACTTTGCTCGACATCATCGGCGGGCCGCGTTCAGCATCGGTATTTTCGAAGTGTGGCGCACCATGACGCAGAAAGGTTTGCGCCACCGTGCCCAATAGCCAGCGCGGACTCATGGCGCTTTGCCACATCACTTTCGGCGTGATTTTTATCGGCATGCTGAAGCCACTGCGGGTGTTATGTTCCCGATTACCCAGCATCGGTGTATCACCGGTCACCACCAGCGTTTTATAACCGGCGTGTTCAACGCGGTCGACCAGGCGATCGATACGCGGTTGGTCGCCCGCCAGATAGGCCTGAAACCAGGCGTCAGGATTAGCGGCGATCACCTCTTCTAACGAAATCAGCGACGAGGCGCTGAGGATCATTGGCACATTCATTGCGCGTGCAGCCTTCGCCAGCATTAAGTCAGCCCGGTAACTGACAAACGACGCGCCGCCAAGCGGAGCAACACCGAATGGATGCGCCCAATCATGGCCCAATAAATTCACACGCTGATCCCGGCCAGAAACATCGCGGAACATACGCGGCACAAAGACATATTGCTGATAAGCCTCATGCGCGGCAGCAAGTCCTCTGCCGGTTTCCACGCCGCCTTTTACATACTGATAAATCATATTCGGCAATCGCTTACGCGCATGGCGTTCAAAATCATCTAACGCCAGCAAGTCACGAAAATGGCGTGGCACCGTATTCGCAGGGCGCACCTGCGCTTCGGGTGTCACGTTAACGTTAATAGCGGTGGTTTCTCCACGAATGGTCATAGTGCGTTCTCAGAGTTAGCTAAAAGTAAGCGATTTCAAATTAGGCATTCAGACGAATGCATTCACTTACATCCTGACAGATGCGCAGTTTTTTTATGTGACGGGCATCACCATATGAAGACAAATGTAAGCCCTTACATTTTCATTCTAACTCAGATATGGTGTGCTGTAATTCACTTGTGTATCGCTGGTGTCGGAGAAAATGATGAGCCAACGCATAGTTTTACTGCATGCCACGCCGGTGGCGATGTCTCCTATTCAGGACGCTTTTAACGATCTTTGGCCAGAGGCTGAAGTGGTGAATTTGCTGGATGATGGTTTGACTGTGGATCGCGCAAAAGAAGAACAGCTTTCCCGGCAGTTGATTGATCGCTTCGTTGCTTTTGGCCGCTACGGTTACGCGATGAATGCGCAAGGTATTCTGGTGACCTGCTCAGCCTTTGGCCCAGCGATTGATGAACTCTCTGCGGCTTTGCCGGTGCCGGTGCTTAAACCGAATGAAGCGATGTTCGAGGCTGCACTGCAGCAAGGCGAACGCATCGGCATGCTGGCGACCTTTGGTCCGTCATTAGTGACGATGTGCGATGAGTTTTATCACTATGCCGAACAAATTGGTTCATCCGCGACGCTGGAA
Coding sequences within it:
- a CDS encoding LacI family DNA-binding transcriptional regulator — encoded protein: MSDKQNGSGRVSLDDVARLSGVSTATVSRVLNGSTTVKASRREAVEKACEELGYVINRAARTLASRRSMTIGAVVPTLATETFSRPLAAFQQLIHEAGYTLLLANSNFDPETELKEVNKLIEYGIDGLMLVGNTHHPKLWERIIQQNIACVQTFSQDSERPCVGYDSEGAAETLAQHLLGLGHQRFAVIVGTPPSNDRISERLNGTRRALQQYGLTLPDTHLIDNAFTMNDARRAVFRLLDAPQPPTAIICGNDLLAFGAMRAASERYLRIPNDISIVGFNDYEYAEHLEHPLTTMRVDLASIGEHAAHYLLNSLNNLPAPMQTQISTELIVRGSSGSVPRQER
- a CDS encoding aspartate/glutamate racemase family protein, producing the protein MSQRIVLLHATPVAMSPIQDAFNDLWPEAEVVNLLDDGLTVDRAKEEQLSRQLIDRFVAFGRYGYAMNAQGILVTCSAFGPAIDELSAALPVPVLKPNEAMFEAALQQGERIGMLATFGPSLVTMCDEFYHYAEQIGSSATLETVLVPDAIDLLRKGDVASHNRLVAECAPQLSHCDVIMLAHFSTSRAADAVREKVSIPVLTAPHAAVKKMQSAIGGSSC
- the otnC gene encoding 3-oxo-tetronate 4-phosphate decarboxylase; this encodes MQNEQSLREEICQVGADLFNRGYTTGTAGNISARLEDGWLITPTDACLGHLEPGRIAKVNRADEWVSGDKPSKTLLLHRQIYDRNPEAHGVVHTHSTHLVQLTLAGVWQRDSILPPLTPYQVMKVGRIPLIDYRRPGHADVAAQVAELANDVRGVMLERLGPVMWGKSVSAVSFALEELEETARLWLNCVDKPAALPEQAVLELCEHFNTRW
- a CDS encoding MFS transporter, whose translation is MRRYPRIRWLMIVFCFFAIAINYIDRINLAIAAPHIKADLGLDDTSMGLILGAFFWTYALMQIPAGRLLDRLGARAGLAIAVGWWSLFTVFTSFGKGFTSLFAARLALGLGEAGGNPGCVKVVYSWFPKKQRATASGIFDAGPRAGSALALPLVAWLISVWDWETSFIVTGALGLIWVVIWLVFYREPEEMKGLDETERKNLLEDRALPTTQADAKVELWSLFRHRNVWGMMIGFFCMNFATYFFVTWFPTYLTVAHGFSLKELGTLGAIPALMGIPGSLLGGIVSDTLYRKGFSLTAARKTCLISGMLLSSVIAFAAFTDSITVILTLFSITYAGLAFTAANIWTLPADVAPASNYVATLGGIQNFAGNLAGIVTASFTGLMLSLSHGSFVVPLLVAGGICVLGALTFMFVLGKLEPLPISSKPDANVIATANQ
- a CDS encoding alpha-hydroxy acid oxidase; translated protein: MTIRGETTAINVNVTPEAQVRPANTVPRHFRDLLALDDFERHARKRLPNMIYQYVKGGVETGRGLAAAHEAYQQYVFVPRMFRDVSGRDQRVNLLGHDWAHPFGVAPLGGASFVSYRADLMLAKAARAMNVPMILSASSLISLEEVIAANPDAWFQAYLAGDQPRIDRLVDRVEHAGYKTLVVTGDTPMLGNREHNTRSGFSMPIKITPKVMWQSAMSPRWLLGTVAQTFLRHGAPHFENTDAERGPPMMSSKVRNTNARDKLSWKHVEAIRKKWKGNLVIKGLMSPDDAFIARDLGADAVILSNHGGRQLDYTVPPLHTLAEIAAAKGNMKVIIDSGIRRGTDVMKAMALGADFVFLGRPFLYGAVIGAQAGVEHAMHILRDEIDRDLALIGVTRPEQLNAALLRRAPFFARED
- a CDS encoding molybdate ABC transporter substrate-binding protein translates to MALTIYSALALSAPFNTLVAQWQSQHPDAPLAIRWHPSTLIEKELNAGAGADVVIATVETLDRLTQSGLADAGTRIELVDSPIGIAVRAGAAQPDISNRETLIQTLLAARSVAWSEAGASGVWFSQLLKQLNIDTELRARGTVIPAGFTAEQLVQGNADLAVQQISELLMVEGIDVVGPLPAGTQQAISLSAAVLSRAQQPERAQAFLSWLKTPSVTDVFNRFGMDRRD
- a CDS encoding lactonase family protein: MKKTVIAAGMMLFASTVLAQEKSFVYVSNGDSGTVTAYELQKAQRQLKPIGEYPSGLKSMPMVVSQDNKTLYVSVRSKPYHVSAWHIQPDGSLQHFADTPLPEAMAYVALDKSGKFLLSSSYGGDLFSINRIAADGKVESAPVQVVHTGKRAHSIQTDPSNQFLYVPLLGADQLLQYRFDSHSGTVTANTPAFMNIQREAATGPRHFTFAPQRDEKGEQNLYVLTEMAGNISRLTLNKDGTLTEHEATPSLDPAIAANMQRGEARPLTGDDDLPKSAKPRLWQADIHITPNGRFLYSTERTSSHITAFHVSPSDGRLTLINSMPTEAQPRGFAIDNSGRYLIESGQKSTQISLYSIDQTTGKLTLIERVPTGKGANWVTIVE